One window from the genome of Helicobacter pylori encodes:
- a CDS encoding DUF3971 domain-containing protein, producing the protein MNKRKHVSKKVFNVIILFVAVFTLLVVIHKTLSNGIHIQNLKIGKLGISELYLKLNNKLSLEIERIDLSSFFHQKPTKKHLEVSDLIKNIRYGIWAVSYFEKLKVKEIILDDKNKANIFFDGNKYELEFPGVKGEFSLEDDKNIKLKIINLLFKDIKVQVDGNAHYSPKARKMAFNLIVKPLIEPSAAIYLQGLTDLKTIELKVNTSPMKSLAFLKPLFQRQSQKNLKTWIFDKIQFASFKIDNALIKANFTPSEFVPSLLENSVVKATLMKPSVVFNDGLSPIKMDKTELIFKNKQLLIQPQKITYETMELTGSYATFSNLLEAPKLEIFLKTTPNYYGDTIKDLLSAYKVVLPLDKISMPSSADLKLTLQFLKNTAPLFSVQGSVNLQEGTLSLYNIPLYTQNANISLDITQEYQYIYIETTHTRYENMLDLDAKIALDLNKKTLSLDSLVHKIRFNTNNNINMRSYGLNNDPDNPQPTKFSLDLKSLHSIIQEGENSEAFRRKIIDTIKAQSEDKFTKDVFYATEDTLKNLSLNFDFSNPSHMQWSVPQLLLEGEFKDNAYVFRIKDLKKIKPYSPIMKYFALEDGSLEVSTSDFVNIDFFAKDLKITLPIYHSNGMQFNSLSLFGSINKDEISVYTPSKNISIEVKGDQKDITLNNIDLSIDDFLDSKMPAIAGLFSKERKEKPSSKEIQDEDIFISAKQRYEKAHKIIPISTRIHAKDVVLIYKKMPFPLENLDIVAQDDRVKIDGNYKNGMIMADLVHGALYLKAHNFSGDYINTILQKDFVEGGLFTLIGALEDQVFNGELKFQNTSLKNLALMQNMINLINTIPSLIVFRNPHLGANGYQIKKGSVVFGITKEYLGLEKIDLIGKTLDVAGNGIIELDKNKLDLNLEVSTIKALSNVLNKIPIVGYLVLGKGGKITTNVNVKGTLDKPKTQVTLASDIIQAPFKILRRIFTPIDIIVDEVKKNIDSKRK; encoded by the coding sequence ATGAACAAAAGAAAACATGTATCCAAGAAAGTATTTAATGTCATTATCTTGTTTGTGGCAGTATTCACTCTTTTAGTTGTCATTCACAAAACCCTTTCAAACGGCATTCACATACAAAATTTAAAAATCGGGAAGCTTGGCATTTCTGAATTATACTTAAAACTTAACAACAAGCTTTCTTTAGAAATTGAACGCATTGATCTCTCTTCTTTCTTCCATCAAAAACCCACTAAAAAGCATTTAGAAGTTTCTGATTTGATTAAAAATATCCGTTATGGCATTTGGGCGGTGTCTTATTTTGAAAAACTTAAAGTCAAAGAAATCATTTTAGACGATAAAAATAAAGCCAATATCTTTTTTGATGGGAACAAATACGAGTTGGAATTTCCAGGAGTCAAAGGGGAATTTTCCCTAGAAGACGATAAAAACATCAAGCTTAAGATCATCAATTTGCTTTTTAAAGACATTAAAGTCCAAGTAGATGGCAACGCCCACTATTCACCTAAAGCTAGGAAAATGGCGTTCAATTTGATTGTCAAGCCTTTAATTGAACCCAGCGCTGCAATTTATTTGCAAGGGCTGACCGATTTAAAAACCATAGAATTAAAAGTTAACACTTCTCCAATGAAAAGCCTGGCGTTTTTAAAGCCTCTTTTCCAACGCCAATCGCAAAAAAATTTAAAAACATGGATTTTTGACAAGATCCAATTTGCTAGTTTTAAGATTGATAACGCTTTAATCAAAGCCAATTTCACTCCCAGCGAGTTTGTCCCATCGCTTTTGGAAAATTCTGTAGTTAAAGCCACTTTGATGAAGCCTTCAGTCGTTTTTAATGATGGCTTATCGCCCATTAAAATGGATAAAACCGAATTGATCTTCAAAAACAAACAGCTTCTCATACAGCCCCAAAAAATCACTTATGAAACCATGGAATTAACCGGCTCTTACGCCACTTTTTCCAATTTGTTAGAAGCCCCCAAGTTGGAGATTTTTTTAAAAACGACCCCTAATTATTATGGCGATACCATTAAGGATTTATTGAGCGCTTATAAAGTCGTTTTACCTTTGGATAAAATCAGCATGCCATCTAGCGCGGATTTGAAACTCACCTTACAATTCTTGAAAAACACCGCCCCCTTATTTAGCGTTCAAGGCAGCGTTAATTTGCAAGAAGGCACTCTCTCGCTCTATAATATCCCCCTTTATACGCAAAACGCTAATATAAGCTTAGATATTACCCAAGAATACCAATACATCTACATAGAAACTACCCACACCCGCTATGAAAACATGCTGGATTTAGACGCTAAAATCGCTTTAGATTTGAATAAAAAAACCCTTTCTTTGGATTCTTTAGTCCATAAAATACGATTCAACACTAACAATAATATCAACATGCGTTCTTATGGCTTGAATAACGACCCAGATAACCCACAGCCTACTAAATTTTCTTTAGATTTAAAAAGCTTGCATTCTATTATTCAAGAGGGTGAAAACTCAGAGGCGTTTAGAAGAAAAATCATAGACACCATTAAAGCCCAAAGTGAAGACAAATTCACTAAAGATGTTTTCTACGCTACAGAAGACACTCTTAAAAACCTTTCTTTGAATTTTGATTTTTCTAACCCCAGCCACATGCAATGGAGCGTGCCACAACTTTTATTAGAGGGCGAATTTAAAGATAACGCCTATGTTTTTAGAATCAAAGATTTGAAAAAAATCAAGCCCTATTCCCCTATTATGAAATATTTCGCCTTAGAAGATGGCTCTTTAGAAGTTTCTACGAGCGATTTTGTCAATATTGATTTTTTTGCTAAGGATTTAAAAATCACTTTACCTATCTATCATAGCAACGGCATGCAATTCAATTCTCTCTCTTTATTTGGCTCTATTAATAAAGATGAAATTTCTGTCTATACTCCAAGCAAAAACATATCTATAGAAGTTAAGGGGGATCAAAAGGATATTACCCTTAATAACATTGATTTGAGTATTGATGATTTTTTAGATAGCAAGATGCCAGCTATTGCGGGATTATTCTCAAAAGAACGAAAAGAAAAGCCCAGTTCTAAAGAAATCCAAGATGAAGATATTTTCATTAGTGCCAAACAACGCTATGAAAAAGCCCACAAAATTATCCCTATCTCTACACGCATCCATGCTAAAGATGTCGTGTTAATCTATAAAAAAATGCCTTTTCCTTTAGAAAATCTTGATATTGTCGCTCAAGATGACAGGGTGAAAATTGATGGCAATTATAAAAACGGCATGATCATGGCGGATTTAGTGCATGGGGCTTTGTATCTTAAGGCTCATAATTTTAGCGGGGATTATATCAATACCATCCTCCAAAAAGATTTCGTAGAAGGGGGCTTATTCACGCTTATTGGGGCTCTTGAAGATCAGGTTTTCAACGGCGAATTGAAATTCCAAAACACAAGCTTGAAAAATCTCGCTCTCATGCAAAATATGATCAATCTCATCAACACCATTCCCTCCCTCATTGTCTTTAGGAACCCTCATTTAGGGGCTAATGGCTATCAGATCAAAAAGGGGTCTGTTGTTTTTGGGATCACTAAAGAATATTTAGGGTTAGAAAAAATTGATCTTATCGGTAAAACGCTTGATGTTGCTGGCAATGGGATTATTGAATTAGACAAGAACAAATTGGATTTGAATTTAGAAGTTTCCACTATCAAGGCTTTGAGTAATGTCTTAAATAAAATCCCTATTGTGGGCTATCTTGTCTTAGGAAAAGGAGGTAAAATCACCACTAATGTGAATGTCAAAGGCACGCTGGATAAACCTAAAACTCAAGTAACTTTAGCATCAGATATTATCCAAGCGCCTTTTAAAATCTTGCGCCGTATTTTCACACCTATTGACATCATCGTAGATGAAGTCAAAAAAAACATTGATTCAAAAAGGAAGTAA
- a CDS encoding HAD-IA family hydrolase → MRKFLDGAKSEILKYDVISFDIFDTLLLRPFIKPTDLFLYIETKYNIKGFHQARILAEMQSREISKRQDITLDEIYHQIPKEFHSYKGVEIATEKEVLIPNLEMLELYRFAKENNKRVIIVSDMYLPLEVLEDILISKGFDGYTNFYLSNHIMLTKHSKDLFKHVLKQENITHTQMLHIGDNSWADDAMSKSLGIATLFRKSVLKQFEEIFPKYKTFSPTSVAQSFILGSLCVFYKNHIQKHEKFDYWFLLGAMQAGIVAVAYCQFIYKEIHKRNIDTLVFVARDGYLLQKVFNILYPNSYKTTYVYAPRILKKAVFLEVVEGDSLEILRILEGEEEIKKKQITTNQQAYIYIYSNFEYCRHLALKCLDNYRKYLSSSNLEGNIAIVDTITLGYSSQGLIQKALNKEVFGCYVDLLRILNYDCASFLPFSHPKPVYFHNWDFMEFLLTSPEYPILNVENGVPIYQKDVSSCEKHRSKAYEKIVEGAVGYVSYFKESQIFLDIHDVIKWVNFFIDHPSIQDQEQFKQIYFLPDATHKNALPLFCNDVSLLSCILKPSQSYGILKRSLRTNKQERLFKILSLIKKIYGKLKKK, encoded by the coding sequence ATGCGCAAATTTTTGGATGGGGCAAAAAGTGAGATTTTAAAATATGATGTGATTTCTTTTGATATTTTTGATACTCTCCTTCTAAGACCTTTCATTAAACCCACAGATTTATTTTTGTATATTGAGACTAAATACAATATTAAAGGTTTTCATCAAGCAAGAATCCTGGCAGAAATGCAATCTAGAGAAATCAGTAAAAGACAAGACATTACTCTAGATGAAATTTATCATCAAATCCCAAAAGAGTTTCATTCATATAAGGGAGTAGAAATTGCCACTGAAAAAGAGGTGCTTATTCCAAACTTAGAGATGTTAGAACTCTATCGTTTCGCTAAAGAGAACAATAAAAGAGTGATTATTGTATCAGATATGTATTTACCTTTAGAAGTCCTTGAAGATATTTTAATTTCTAAGGGTTTTGATGGTTATACAAATTTCTATCTCAGTAACCATATAATGCTTACTAAACATTCAAAGGATTTGTTTAAGCATGTTTTAAAACAAGAAAATATTACTCACACACAAATGTTGCATATTGGTGATAATTCTTGGGCAGATGACGCTATGTCTAAAAGTTTAGGCATAGCAACGCTATTTAGAAAAAGCGTGTTGAAACAATTTGAAGAAATTTTTCCTAAATACAAAACATTTAGTCCAACCAGTGTTGCACAAAGCTTCATTTTAGGATCTTTATGCGTTTTTTATAAAAATCATATTCAAAAACATGAAAAATTTGATTATTGGTTTCTTTTGGGAGCGATGCAAGCAGGAATTGTAGCCGTTGCTTATTGCCAGTTTATCTATAAAGAGATCCATAAAAGAAATATTGATACTTTAGTGTTTGTTGCACGAGATGGTTATTTATTGCAAAAAGTTTTTAATATTTTATATCCAAATTCATATAAAACTACTTATGTCTATGCTCCCAGAATTTTAAAAAAAGCGGTATTTTTAGAAGTCGTAGAGGGCGATAGTTTGGAAATTTTGCGTATTTTAGAAGGCGAAGAAGAAATTAAAAAGAAGCAAATCACCACCAACCAACAAGCATATATATACATATATAGTAACTTTGAATACTGCCGCCATTTAGCGTTAAAATGTTTAGATAATTACAGAAAATACTTGTCTTCATCAAATTTAGAAGGAAATATCGCTATTGTAGATACGATTACTTTAGGCTATTCTTCGCAAGGGTTAATCCAAAAAGCTTTAAACAAAGAAGTTTTTGGGTGCTATGTGGATCTCCTAAGAATTTTAAATTATGATTGTGCGAGTTTCTTACCTTTTTCACACCCTAAACCCGTTTATTTTCATAATTGGGATTTTATGGAGTTTTTGCTAACAAGCCCTGAATACCCTATTTTAAATGTAGAAAATGGCGTTCCAATTTATCAAAAAGATGTTTCATCTTGCGAAAAACACCGCTCTAAAGCTTATGAAAAAATAGTAGAAGGGGCTGTTGGATATGTTTCATATTTTAAAGAAAGTCAAATTTTTTTAGACATTCATGATGTGATAAAATGGGTCAATTTCTTCATTGACCATCCTAGTATTCAAGATCAAGAGCAATTTAAACAAATTTATTTTCTTCCAGATGCAACGCATAAAAACGCTCTGCCCTTGTTTTGCAACGATGTTTCTTTATTGTCTTGTATTTTAAAACCTTCACAAAGTTATGGTATATTAAAAAGAAGCCTTAGGACAAACAAGCAAGAGAGATTGTTTAAAATATTATCTCTAATTAAAAAAATCTATGGGAAGTTAAAAAAGAAATGA
- a CDS encoding disulfide bond formation protein B, with the protein MDKEAKFYNLFSLAVLGILIFPVGLANFYFGYVLKDSPCIFCWAQRINMILIGAVALLVVRFGLKPKYIALLLLMASSGLYESFYHTGSHALEDVGQGFALAILGLHTQFWALFVFFSVVALLAVLLFFAPNAQPFKDRLLNTLQKSAFYVFFIVVGSNAIQAFVSTGPFPYIGQSDPVRFSWNLKESVWSMENWDHLKFPRSVLGRRDVGEPLKLSALPKDNDYEHSPLEITKTLKIGKKEELSLKLNGAITDLSFNEDKAILITENQGLYLVSNDLKTIHSHMVLDSYYSATVGAFVGADFNEDENIVIMGNNKTSVEITPNKNANALKNFPYFLEGADSFDEVERSRLKTSRAKNYYVSVARRGAKFTYLITAPNKRYKDLIIISMLNSDKQVHGEFLLELGNAKLKEKRKLGELVISALALKDNKLYAFSKEFNTLLVIDPIKEEILEVYGLPKEIKNISAGGFRDNELVLVSYENDKNILYTLNF; encoded by the coding sequence ATGGATAAAGAAGCTAAATTTTACAATCTTTTTTCTTTGGCGGTTTTAGGGATTTTGATCTTTCCTGTGGGTTTGGCGAATTTTTATTTTGGCTATGTTTTGAAAGATTCGCCTTGTATTTTTTGCTGGGCGCAACGCATCAACATGATTTTAATAGGGGCGGTGGCGCTTTTGGTGGTGCGTTTTGGGCTTAAGCCTAAATACATTGCTTTGCTACTACTCATGGCTAGCAGCGGGCTGTATGAGAGCTTTTATCATACCGGTAGCCATGCTTTAGAAGATGTGGGGCAGGGCTTTGCACTCGCTATTTTGGGCTTGCACACGCAGTTTTGGGCGCTTTTTGTCTTTTTTAGCGTGGTGGCACTTTTGGCGGTTTTGCTCTTTTTTGCCCCTAATGCCCAACCTTTTAAAGATCGTTTGTTAAACACGCTCCAAAAAAGCGCTTTTTATGTTTTCTTTATTGTGGTGGGTTCTAACGCGATACAGGCGTTTGTTTCTACTGGGCCTTTCCCTTACATAGGGCAAAGCGATCCGGTGCGGTTTTCGTGGAATTTGAAAGAATCGGTCTGGTCTATGGAGAATTGGGATCATTTGAAATTCCCAAGAAGCGTTTTAGGCAGAAGAGATGTGGGCGAGCCTTTGAAATTGAGTGCTTTGCCTAAAGATAATGATTATGAACATTCGCCTTTAGAAATTACAAAAACTCTAAAGATTGGAAAAAAAGAAGAGCTTTCTTTAAAATTGAATGGAGCGATCACGGATTTGAGTTTCAATGAAGACAAGGCGATCCTTATTACAGAAAACCAAGGGCTTTATCTTGTAAGTAACGATTTAAAAACCATTCATAGCCATATGGTGTTGGATAGCTATTATAGCGCGACGGTGGGGGCGTTTGTGGGGGCGGATTTTAACGAAGATGAAAACATTGTGATCATGGGCAATAATAAAACGAGCGTAGAAATCACTCCTAACAAAAACGCTAACGCGCTTAAAAACTTCCCTTATTTTTTAGAAGGGGCTGACTCTTTTGATGAAGTGGAACGCAGCCGCTTAAAAACTTCTAGGGCGAAAAACTATTATGTTAGCGTTGCAAGAAGAGGGGCTAAATTCACTTATTTGATTACCGCTCCTAACAAGCGTTATAAGGATTTGATTATCATCTCCATGCTCAATAGCGACAAACAGGTGCATGGGGAGTTTTTACTTGAATTAGGCAATGCCAAACTTAAAGAAAAAAGGAAACTGGGCGAGTTAGTTATCAGCGCACTAGCTTTAAAGGATAATAAGCTTTATGCGTTCAGTAAGGAATTTAACACGCTTTTAGTCATAGACCCTATAAAAGAAGAGATCCTTGAAGTTTATGGCTTGCCTAAAGAGATTAAAAATATCAGCGCTGGGGGGTTTAGGGATAATGAGCTTGTCCTTGTGAGCTATGAGAATGATAAAAATATTCTCTACACCCTTAATTTTTAA
- a CDS encoding 2-oxoacid:acceptor oxidoreductase family protein, whose product MEAQLRFTGVGGQGVLLAGEILAEAKIVSGGYGTKTSTYTSQVRGGPTKVDILLDKDEIIFPYAKEGEIDFMLSVAQISYNQFKSDIKKGGIVVIDPNLVTPTKEDEEKYQIYKIPIISIAKDEVGNIITQSVVALAITVELTKCVEENVVLDTMLKKVPAKVAETNKKAFEIGKKHALEALKK is encoded by the coding sequence ATGGAAGCGCAATTACGATTTACGGGCGTTGGAGGGCAAGGCGTGCTGTTGGCGGGAGAGATTTTAGCTGAAGCTAAGATTGTGAGTGGGGGCTATGGCACTAAGACTTCCACTTACACTTCGCAAGTGCGCGGAGGGCCTACTAAGGTGGATATTTTGCTAGACAAAGATGAAATTATTTTCCCCTATGCTAAGGAGGGCGAGATTGACTTCATGCTTTCAGTCGCTCAAATCAGCTACAACCAGTTTAAAAGCGATATTAAAAAAGGCGGTATCGTTGTCATTGATCCCAATCTAGTAACCCCCACTAAAGAAGACGAAGAAAAATACCAGATCTATAAAATCCCCATTATCAGCATCGCTAAAGATGAAGTGGGTAACATTATCACGCAATCTGTGGTAGCGCTAGCCATTACCGTGGAGCTGACTAAATGCGTAGAAGAAAATGTCGTGCTAGACACCATGCTTAAAAAAGTCCCTGCAAAAGTCGCTGAAACGAACAAAAAAGCCTTTGAAATTGGCAAAAAACATGCTTTAGAAGCTTTGAAAAAATAA
- a CDS encoding 4Fe-4S dicluster domain-containing protein, which produces MAKMSAPDGVAVWVNEDRCKGCDICVSVCPAGVLGMGIEKERVLGKVAKVAYPESCIGCVQCELHCPDFAIYVADRKDFKFAKVSKEAQERSEKVKANKYMLLEETILEGRGK; this is translated from the coding sequence ATGGCTAAAATGAGTGCTCCAGATGGGGTTGCCGTTTGGGTGAATGAAGACAGGTGTAAGGGTTGTGATATTTGCGTATCGGTATGCCCTGCTGGGGTTCTTGGCATGGGGATTGAAAAAGAAAGGGTGCTTGGAAAAGTGGCCAAAGTAGCCTACCCAGAGAGCTGTATCGGTTGCGTGCAATGCGAGTTGCACTGCCCAGATTTTGCGATTTATGTGGCTGACAGGAAGGATTTCAAATTCGCTAAAGTTTCTAAAGAAGCCCAAGAAAGAAGCGAAAAGGTTAAGGCCAATAAATACATGCTCTTAGAAGAGACTATTTTAGAAGGGAGAGGCAAATAA
- the mltG gene encoding endolytic transglycosylase MltG, whose product MTTKRVNTATNKIMTLNTFLDTCFLLFISILFYLSIPIYPNKVVVVPQGSLKKVFFSLKEQGVDMNALDLLFLRLMGMPKKGYIDMGDGALRKGDFLVRLIKAKAAQKSATLIPGETRYFFTQILSETYQLGVGDLNQAYESIAPRLNGAVIEDGVIWPDTYHLPLGEDAFKIMQTLIGQSMKKHESLSKQWLGYYHKEEWFEKIILASIVQKEAANVEEMPLIASVIFNRLKKGMPLQMDGALNYQEFSHAKVTKERIKTDNTPYNTYKFKGLPKNPVGSVSLEAIRAVVFPKKTDFLYFVKMPDKKHAFSATYKEHLKNINLSNNHF is encoded by the coding sequence ATGACAACTAAAAGAGTGAATACTGCCACAAACAAGATAATGACATTAAATACTTTCTTGGATACATGTTTTCTTTTGTTCATTAGTATTCTTTTTTATCTAAGTATACCAATTTATCCTAACAAAGTGGTGGTTGTCCCGCAAGGTTCGCTCAAAAAAGTGTTTTTTTCTTTAAAAGAGCAAGGCGTGGATATGAACGCTTTAGATTTGCTTTTTTTACGCTTAATGGGCATGCCTAAAAAAGGTTATATTGATATGGGCGATGGGGCTTTAAGGAAGGGGGATTTTTTAGTCCGTTTGATCAAAGCAAAAGCGGCGCAAAAAAGCGCGACTTTAATCCCTGGAGAAACCCGCTATTTTTTCACGCAAATTTTGAGCGAGACTTACCAGTTAGGAGTTGGCGATCTCAATCAGGCTTATGAAAGCATCGCTCCACGATTGAATGGTGCTGTGATAGAAGATGGGGTGATATGGCCAGACACTTATCATTTACCCTTAGGAGAGGACGCTTTTAAAATCATGCAAACTTTGATTGGTCAATCCATGAAAAAACACGAATCTTTAAGCAAACAATGGCTTGGATACTACCATAAAGAAGAGTGGTTTGAAAAAATCATTCTCGCTTCTATTGTGCAAAAAGAAGCCGCCAATGTTGAAGAAATGCCCTTGATTGCGAGCGTGATTTTTAACCGCTTGAAAAAAGGCATGCCTTTACAAATGGATGGGGCTTTGAATTATCAGGAATTTTCACACGCTAAAGTGACAAAAGAGCGCATTAAAACCGATAACACCCCCTACAATACCTATAAATTTAAGGGCTTGCCTAAAAATCCTGTAGGGAGCGTGAGCCTAGAAGCGATTAGAGCCGTAGTTTTCCCTAAAAAAACGGATTTCTTGTATTTTGTGAAAATGCCGGATAAAAAACATGCTTTCAGCGCGACTTATAAGGAGCATTTAAAAAACATTAATCTTTCTAATAATCATTTTTAA
- a CDS encoding 2-oxoglutarate ferredoxin oxidoreductase subunit beta: protein MAFNYDEYLRVDKIPTLWCWGCGDGVILKSIIRTIDTLGWKMDDVCLVSGIGCSGRMSSYVNCNTVHTTHGRAVAYATGIKMANPSKHVIVVSGDGDGFAIGGNHTMHACRRNIDLNFILVNNFIYGLTNSQTSPTTPNGMWTVTAQWGNIDNQFDPCALTTAAGASFVARESVLDPQKLEKVLKEGFTHKGFSFFDVHSNCHINLGRKNKMGEASQMLKWMESRLVSKRQFEAMSPEERVDKFPTGVLKHDTDRKEYCEAYQEIIEKAQGKQ, encoded by the coding sequence ATGGCGTTTAATTATGATGAATATTTGCGTGTGGATAAAATACCCACTTTGTGGTGTTGGGGCTGTGGCGATGGCGTGATTTTGAAATCCATTATCCGCACGATTGACACTTTAGGTTGGAAAATGGATGATGTGTGTTTGGTGAGCGGGATTGGTTGCAGCGGGCGCATGAGCTCGTATGTGAATTGCAACACCGTTCATACCACGCATGGTAGGGCTGTAGCGTATGCGACAGGGATTAAAATGGCTAACCCTAGTAAGCATGTGATCGTGGTTTCTGGCGATGGCGATGGCTTTGCTATTGGAGGCAATCACACCATGCATGCATGCCGAAGAAACATTGATTTGAATTTTATTTTAGTGAATAATTTCATTTATGGTTTGACCAACTCCCAAACTTCGCCCACCACGCCTAATGGCATGTGGACGGTTACGGCTCAATGGGGGAATATTGATAACCAATTTGACCCATGCGCTTTAACCACCGCTGCAGGGGCGAGTTTTGTGGCTAGAGAGAGCGTTTTAGACCCTCAAAAATTAGAAAAAGTGCTTAAAGAAGGTTTTACGCACAAGGGCTTTAGCTTCTTTGATGTCCATAGTAATTGCCATATCAATTTAGGGCGTAAGAATAAAATGGGCGAAGCGTCTCAAATGCTAAAATGGATGGAAAGCCGATTAGTGAGCAAACGCCAATTTGAAGCCATGAGTCCTGAAGAAAGGGTGGATAAATTCCCTACAGGCGTTTTAAAGCATGACACGGACAGGAAAGAATATTGCGAAGCGTATCAAGAAATCATTGAAAAAGCACAAGGAAAACAATAA
- a CDS encoding tumor necrosis factor alpha-inducing protein, with protein MLEKSFLKSKQLFLCGLGVLMLQACTCPNTSQRNSFLQDVPYWMLQNRSQYITQGVDSSHIVDGKTTEEIEKIATKRATIRVAQNIVHKLKEAYLSKTNRIKQKITNEMFIQMTQPIYDSLMNVDRLGIYINPNNEEVFALVRARSFDKDALSEGLHKMSLDNQAVSILVSKVEEIFKDSINYGDIKVPIAM; from the coding sequence GTGTTAGAAAAATCTTTTTTAAAAAGCAAGCAATTATTTTTATGCGGATTGGGTGTTTTGATGTTGCAGGCTTGCACTTGCCCAAACACTTCACAAAGGAATTCTTTCTTGCAAGATGTGCCTTATTGGATGTTGCAAAATCGCAGTCAGTATATCACGCAAGGGGTGGATAGCTCGCACATTGTGGATGGTAAGACAACTGAAGAGATAGAAAAAATCGCTACCAAAAGAGCGACAATAAGAGTGGCGCAAAATATTGTGCATAAACTCAAAGAGGCTTACCTTTCCAAAACCAACCGCATCAAGCAAAAGATCACTAATGAAATGTTTATCCAAATGACACAGCCTATTTATGACAGCTTGATGAATGTGGATCGTTTAGGGATTTATATCAATCCTAACAATGAGGAAGTGTTTGCGTTAGTGCGCGCGCGTTCCTTTGATAAGGACGCTTTGAGTGAAGGGTTGCATAAAATGTCTTTAGACAATCAAGCGGTGAGTATTCTCGTTTCTAAAGTGGAAGAAATCTTTAAAGATTCTATCAATTACGGAGACATTAAAGTTCCTATAGCCATGTAG
- a CDS encoding 2-oxoglutarate synthase subunit alpha, whose product MREIISDGNELVAKAAIEVGCRFFGGYPITPSSDIMHAMSVALPKCGGHFIQMEDEISGISVSLGASMSGTKSMTASSGPGISLKVEQIGYSFMAEIPLVIADVMRSGPSTGMPTRVAQGDVNFLRHPIHGDFKAVALAPASLEEAYTETVRAFNLAEMLMTPVFLLMDETVGHMYGKVQIPDLEEVQKMTINRKEFAGDKKDYKPYGVAQDEPAVLNPFFKGYRYHVSGLHHGPIGFPTEDAKIGGDLIDRLFNKIESKQDIINENEEMDLEGAEIVIIAYGSVSLAVKEALKDYHKESKQKVGFFRPKTLWPSPAKRLKEIGDKYEKILVIELNKGQYLEEIERAMQRKVHFFGQANGRTISPKQIIAKLKEL is encoded by the coding sequence ATGCGTGAGATTATTTCTGATGGGAATGAATTAGTCGCTAAAGCGGCGATTGAAGTGGGGTGTCGGTTTTTTGGGGGCTATCCTATCACGCCAAGCTCGGATATTATGCATGCGATGAGCGTGGCTTTACCCAAATGCGGCGGTCATTTTATCCAAATGGAAGATGAAATCAGCGGGATTAGCGTGTCTTTGGGAGCGAGCATGAGCGGGACGAAGTCTATGACAGCGAGCTCTGGGCCTGGTATTTCATTAAAAGTGGAGCAAATCGGTTATTCTTTCATGGCAGAAATCCCTTTAGTGATCGCTGATGTGATGCGTTCAGGCCCATCAACTGGAATGCCCACTCGTGTGGCTCAAGGCGATGTGAATTTTTTAAGGCACCCCATACATGGGGATTTTAAAGCCGTCGCGCTCGCTCCTGCTAGTTTAGAAGAGGCTTACACCGAAACCGTTCGCGCGTTCAATTTGGCTGAAATGCTCATGACTCCTGTGTTCTTGCTCATGGATGAAACCGTGGGGCATATGTATGGCAAGGTGCAAATCCCGGATTTAGAAGAAGTGCAAAAGATGACTATTAATCGTAAGGAATTTGCGGGCGATAAAAAAGACTACAAGCCTTATGGAGTCGCACAAGATGAGCCGGCTGTTTTAAACCCTTTCTTTAAAGGTTATCGCTACCATGTTTCAGGCTTGCACCATGGGCCTATTGGCTTTCCTACTGAAGACGCTAAAATCGGTGGGGATTTGATTGACAGATTATTTAATAAGATTGAATCCAAGCAAGACATTATTAATGAAAATGAGGAAATGGATTTAGAGGGTGCTGAGATCGTTATTATCGCTTATGGTTCGGTTTCTCTAGCGGTTAAAGAAGCCTTGAAAGATTACCATAAAGAAAGCAAGCAAAAAGTCGGCTTTTTCAGGCCTAAAACCTTATGGCCAAGCCCGGCTAAACGCTTGAAAGAAATAGGGGATAAATACGAAAAAATCCTTGTGATTGAGTTGAATAAAGGGCAGTATTTAGAAGAAATTGAAAGGGCTATGCAAAGAAAGGTGCATTTCTTTGGGCAAGCCAATGGGCGCACGATTTCGCCCAAACAAATCATCGCAAAGTTGAAGGAGCTTTAA